The Streptomyces sp. NBC_00775 genome includes the window GAGGTCGAGCAGATCGCTGCGCTTCTTGGCGAAGACGTTCGCGAAGGAACGGATGCGGTTGGAGAGGGTGGTCAGTTCCGGGCAGCGTTCCAGCAGTTGCTTCAGGAAGGTGCGCTGGTCCTCGTCCAGGCGGTCCGGGCGGGACATCAGCAGCCGGGAGACTTCGAAGGCACTGCGGGCCGGTGCAGGTGGGGGCAGGCCGGCGTCCAGAGCATCGCGGTGCAAGGACACGTAGAGGCGGACGGTGGCCTCGCTGCCGGGAAAGCCACGGGCGGCGACGTCTCGGAACAGGGCGGCGATGTTGTGCTCGCCCTCGGCCCACCGCCGGTGCAGATAGCCCTGGTAGGGGGCGAGGATGCCGGCCCTCTTGGGCCAGGTCGGGGCGACTTGCTGCCAGGTTGCGGCGCGCGCGTAGCGCCGGACGGCGTTGCGGTCGAGGGCCAGGTGACGGGCGATGGCCCGCAGCGCCATCCCCTCGTCCAGCAGGCTGTGCACGGCGGCGTGCAGACGGCGCGTGCGGGCGGCGGTCAGACCACCCGGCACCGCGGCCGTGGTCGCATCCGGCCCGGGCTCGGGGAGACAGCCTCGGTGGGCCGCGACGACCTCGTAGACCTTGCGCCCGAGCCCCTGCCACAGGTGGAAACGGTCGCTGACCTGGATCGCCTCGGGCGCACCCGCGCTGAACGCGGCGCGGTAGGTCTGCGAACCGTCCCGGCAGACCACCTCGATCCCCGGGTGCGCGCGTAACCAGGTGGCCAGCAGCTCGGCGCTGCGTGTGTCCCACACGTCGACCGGCAGCCGGCTCTCCGCATCGACCACGAGCGTCCCGTAGCGGCGGGAGCGCCGCAGCGCGAAGTCGTCGACCGCAAGCACGCTCAGCCTGGGCAGCGGCGGATCGGGCACCCTCATCACGCAGTTGAGCAGCGTGGCCCAGCTCAGCGCCTGATGAAGGTGGTGCAGCAGACGGGAACCGGCCTTGCCCGCCAGAGCCACGCCGACCGCGGTCGCCACGGCTTGCAGGGCCGGGGTCCGCCGCTGGTAACGCACCGTCAAGCCGTTCACCTGCTCGGCGAACGTCGTCTTGGGCACGACAGGTTCTCGCAGTAAAGACGCCGCACCGTCAGATCGATGCGTACGGGCCAGCCGCCGACCGCCTCGTCAGTGACATGCCGCTGGTAACTGCTGTGCGGCCACGCGGACTTCTGCCCGCACCCCGTACACGGCGCCGGGCCGTCCCGAGTATGCGCGCAGACGACCACGACGCCGTCGACAACCATGACCGACTCGACGGCCACGGAGGCGAGTTGCGGTAGCAGGAGGTACAAGACTTCATTCGACATGCCCCAGCATCTCGCCGTAAGGGCACCAGGTCACGCTCCCGGACCGAGCGATCACCGGCTACGAAAATCTTGTATGAGCCGAGAGCTACACCCAACCCCGCCTCCCCCAAGCGGCGGTTGCATGAACCAGCCCACGGGCAGGTCGGTTCAGGTCAACACCGTGTCGTCTGTCCACGCCGAGATCTGCGCGGCACCCCGCCGGACAGTTTCTTCCTGGTCCCGGGCGAGCTTCCCGCAGGCCGCTGCGACATCCGGCACACCGTCCGGTCCCACGAGCGCGTCATGCACCCCGGTCTGCAGCCAGTCAGCCTGGTTGCCGTCAGCTTCGACAACCGCGAGAGCGATGAGCCTCACGGCGGCCGCCGTCCCCTCTCGGGCCAGGGCCTCTGCCGTCTGTCGCGTCACCGCAGTGTCCTCGACATCCAGCAGCAGCCCCACCAGCACTTCCTCAGCTTCAGGAACATCAGCGAAGGAAGCAAGGTCACGCCCAGCGCGAGCACGTTGCGTCCACGAAGGAGACGACGCCTCAGCCAAGGCCGCCTCCAACCCACCCATCATCTCTGGCACGACCAGACAGTCTCATGCCCCGCGAAGAAGATCGAAGCTTGGGCCAGACCTGACTACACGCGTGACGAAGAACGATTGAGGCACCCCGTCCCGACAGCCCTGACCGTGAACCCGGTCGGAAGGCGCTCCGACCGAAGTGGACCCCACGGCCGGCGGCAGCCACCGCCAGGCCATCGCGCCCCGGGCATCCAACACCTCAGCCACCGAACGCGGATGAGCAGACGTCAGCCAGCCGCAGGCATCCAGGCCTACCGGCGCCGAGCGGGGCCTGGCGGCCAGCGGCAGCTGGCGCCGTCGGGTGCCGCGGCCGTGGTGACGGACCCGCAGGCCGGCGGGCAGTAAACGCAGGGCGGAGCGGGACACGCCGGTGCCGGAGGGGCAGACCAGTACACGAGCCGTCAGCCTGACCGGTAGGCCCACACGGCAGGTAACAGACCGTTCACCGGCGTGTGGACCGAAATCGCCCGCCGTGGAACACCCTCGCGGCGCGCCCGGGCCTACCCACCAGCGGCGAAGCGGGCCCTCCACAGGTCGCGGAGCAACGCGATCTCGGCCATGTGATGGATGAATTCTAGGCTGGTCGACGACAGCACACCGCTGTACGGATAGTCGCAGTCGTTGCTGTACGGGTACTGCGAGAAGCCGACCGTGTCGAGCTGCTCCTCGGTGACGGTGGCGACGCTCTCGCGCCAGCGGTCGATCACCGCCCAGAACCGATCGAGCGTCAACGCGGCGGAGGGGGCGAAGTCGACCATCAGCTTCGGATCCTGCCGCCGCTCACCGAAGGTCCACTCCCATGCACCCGCGAACTGGAAGTGCAGGTGTCCCAGCCGCCACGCGATGGTCGTGATCGGCGTCGCGTCGGGCTCCGGGGCGCCGGTGCGGGCGAGGATCTGCTCGACCCGCTCGACACTCACACTCCAGTCATCGGCGATCTTGGCAACGGTCATGCCACCGGCGGCCTGCCGGGCCACCTCGGCGTACTCATGTGCCGGGATGTCCGCAGCGCCCAGGTCGAGCACCCACTCACCCGGCCCGAACGCCCTGGGCGTCACCGCCTCGCCCCGGCGCCGGATGGACCAGCAACCGGGCACCGGCTCCCACAGGTACTCCTCGTCGCCGAGCTCCGTCAGCCGCACCTGGGCCATCTCCCTGGCCTGGTCGAACTGGCCGAGCAACAAGCCCAAACGGTCGGCCCGCGCGCCCTCGGTCTCCATGCCTTACCCCCAACGTGGTCGTCTCTCACACCTCACTGCGCTCAGGCGGAAGGTAACGGCTCACCGCACGGGGCGCGACCGATTTCCCCGCCCACGAAGCGGTGCGGCACCACCCGCATCGCCGCACTCGGTCAGACCGTCCTCACCCTCCACGTGACCTGCTCAAGCTGAGGGTTGGAAAGGGAATCAGCCCCGTGAGTGAGGGATTCCTTCGATTGAGGAGTGCTGGGAGAACGAGGGCTTCGCGGAGCGACGTCGTGACGCCTCGTCAGGGCAGCGTTCGTCAGCAGACGTTCGATGCCTACGAGGCTTCGGTGGACTGGGGCGACGAAGAGCATGCCCGCCGTGCCATTCGTGTTTTTGAAAGCTTGCTGCGCCGACTGGACCGCGACAGCCGCAAGTTCGGGGGAGACGGCCTGGAGCCGAGCGTCCTGGAGGAGTTGCGTGAGGCATTCGACCGGGCCGGCTGCCAGCTGGATGACCAGCTCCGTGTGTAGGTACGCCGCGCGTCAGTTTTATACCGACAGATGGCCTTGTTCTCGCGGGCATCCCACAGATGTGGGGAGCAGAGCAGCGCCGGGCATCAGTCGCGGTGTGCGTTGGGAATATCCCCGCGTGCGCGCGGGAGCAGTATTGCGACGAGTGCATCGCCATGGCGAAAACGGAACAATCCCCGCAAGCGCGGGGAGAAGGAGTCCGCCGACAACCGGTTCGGGTTGGAGACGGGACCATCCCCGCGTGCGCGGGGAGCAGCCCTGCATGGGCGGACTGGGCGACACCAAGACGGGACCATCCCCGCGTGCGCGGGGAGCAGAATTGGGCAAGGTCGCCACCGATTTTGCCCGTGGGACCATCCCCGCGTGCGCGGGGAGCAGATTCGCAAGGGATTGAGCAGGATTCGTTGGGTGGGACCATCCCCGCGTGCGCGGGGAGCAGCTGAACACCGCGACGGCTACCCA containing:
- a CDS encoding transposase family protein, coding for MSNEVLYLLLPQLASVAVESVMVVDGVVVVCAHTRDGPAPCTGCGQKSAWPHSSYQRHVTDEAVGGWPVRIDLTVRRLYCENLSCPRRRSPSR
- a CDS encoding ISL3 family transposase, whose amino-acid sequence is MPKTTFAEQVNGLTVRYQRRTPALQAVATAVGVALAGKAGSRLLHHLHQALSWATLLNCVMRVPDPPLPRLSVLAVDDFALRRSRRYGTLVVDAESRLPVDVWDTRSAELLATWLRAHPGIEVVCRDGSQTYRAAFSAGAPEAIQVSDRFHLWQGLGRKVYEVVAAHRGCLPEPGPDATTAAVPGGLTAARTRRLHAAVHSLLDEGMALRAIARHLALDRNAVRRYARAATWQQVAPTWPKRAGILAPYQGYLHRRWAEGEHNIAALFRDVAARGFPGSEATVRLYVSLHRDALDAGLPPPAPARSAFEVSRLLMSRPDRLDEDQRTFLKQLLERCPELTTLSNRIRSFANVFAKKRSDLLDLWITQTKMDGIAQLTRYAAGLLDDLDAVRAGVTLPHSSGVAEGRVTDLKLVKRQMAGRAGIRLLRKRVILVAHSRRSLQRPANDDLWTITGYENLV
- a CDS encoding DinB family protein codes for the protein METEGARADRLGLLLGQFDQAREMAQVRLTELGDEEYLWEPVPGCWSIRRRGEAVTPRAFGPGEWVLDLGAADIPAHEYAEVARQAAGGMTVAKIADDWSVSVERVEQILARTGAPEPDATPITTIAWRLGHLHFQFAGAWEWTFGERRQDPKLMVDFAPSAALTLDRFWAVIDRWRESVATVTEEQLDTVGFSQYPYSNDCDYPYSGVLSSTSLEFIHHMAEIALLRDLWRARFAAGG